CGCGATGCCGCTCATCGGCAGCAGGGTGGGGGTGTTGTAGGTGCCGTTGGTGTTGTAGAGCAGGCTGTAGGCCAGTCCGGTGCTATCGGCCGCGAAGATGCTCTGCCCCTGCTGTGGCGCTCGGCCGTACAGCGCATTCGCGGTGACCGCTGTGGCGCCCAGCTCGCCGAACTGCGCACTGCCGTTGTTGCCGAAGTAGTGCGCCTTGCCGTCGCCTTCGGTCACAACGAGGTCGACGGCTTGAGGGGCGCTGGGGTTGTGAACGGCCGTCAGCTTCAGCCCGCTGGCAACGGTACCGAAGTACTGTGGCGGGTTGAGGGTGCCGCTGCCATTCGCATTGCCGAGCAGCACGGCAATGGTACCGTTTGGGCTGCCGGCCAACGAGGCGGCCAGGTCAAGCTTGCCGTCGCCGTTGAAGTCGGCGACGGCGAGGCTCTGCGGGGCGGAGTTGGTGAGGGTGTAGTTGACGGGCGCTGTGAAGGTGCCGTCGCCGTTGCCCAAGAGCACCTGAACGAGGGTGTCGTTGCCATCTGAGAGTAAGAGGTCGCTCTTGCCGTCTTTGTTGAGGTCGGCGATGGCAATGTCGGTCAAGGTGACCCCGGTTTCGATCTGAACGGGTGCGCTGAATCCACCGCTCTTATCGTTCAGCATCACGTGCACGACAGCGGCAGTGCATGCATAGACGAGATCGGGATAGCCGTCTTGATTCAGATCGCCGGCGGCTTGCGCCGTGAGCGAAGCGGAGACGGGAATGCCGTTGGGGTAGTCGGTGCGCGACAAGCGGGGCGTGGTGAAGTCGGGGACGAGCGGGGTGACGGTGAAGGCCACCGATGTATCGGCGGTGAGGGTGCCAGAGGTGGCTTTCAGCGTGTACCCTGCCGCGGCGACGCTGAGATGCAGGTCGGCGAACGTGGCCACCCCGTTCACGGCGTTCACGGTGAGGGTGCCGCTGAGCACCGCGTTGCTGGGGTTCTTGTCGAGGCTGACGGTGATGGCGTCGGTGGCTGTTGTGATGGTGCTGCCGTTCTGGTCGACCACGGCCACCTGAGGGGCGGGGGTGAGGGCGACGAAGGCTTCGCTCTTGCGCGCACTGTCCTTGGCGGGTTGCGTGATGAAGCGAAGGGCTGTGGCCTGCAGCTGTGGCGTGGGGGTCGCGCTCACCGGCCCCTGCGTGGGCTGGCCGCCCGAAAACCGAGGGCCTCCACACCCCACAAGAAACGCCACCATGCTGGCCAGCAGCA
The sequence above is a segment of the Pseudomonadota bacterium genome. Coding sequences within it:
- a CDS encoding VCBS repeat-containing protein yields the protein MGVVLLLTSVLLVGCGMAGAASQIVSSAVVPMVLLASMVAFLVGCGGPRFSGGQPTQGPVSATPTPQLQATALRFITQPAKDSARKSEAFVALTPAPQVAVVDQNGSTITTATDAITVSLDKNPSNAVLSGTLTVNAVNGVATFADLHLSVAAAGYTLKATSGTLTADTSVAFTVTPLVPDFTTPRLSRTDYPNGIPVSASLTAQAAGDLNQDGYPDLVYACTAAVVHVMLNDKSGGFSAPVQIETGVTLTDIAIADLNKDGKSDLLLSDGNDTLVQVLLGNGDGTFTAPVNYTLTNSAPQSLAVADFNGDGKLDLAASLAGSPNGTIAVLLGNANGSGTLNPPQYFGTVASGLKLTAVHNPSAPQAVDLVVTEGDGKAHYFGNNGSAQFGELGATAVTANALYGRAPQQGQSIFAADSTGLAYSLLYNTNGTYNTPTLLPMSGIA